DNA from Hippoglossus hippoglossus isolate fHipHip1 chromosome 13, fHipHip1.pri, whole genome shotgun sequence:
tataaaacataacataaaaacacacaaattagtTCAGTAATTCAGTCCGCAATGCTTTGGACAatagacagtaaataaagatggacaacatgacagctgtcaaacagtgaagccaaagtgtctcgatcgccacctggtggctgaaaTAACAGGTCTTGACCCAGCCTCCTCcctgttagtggatgggacattgaGTAAAGTAAGaaatcaaagtacacgtcaaataattattatacgtttttttacattattatttgatgttataaaacgagctgaaacatcatgattgacagctgagactgactcacaattggtcaGGCATGTGTATCTGCGAGACCACATTAGCATCGCTTCCATATTTAGGATATTTAAGCTTATTTTCAagtgtgggaggaagtggagacacgttgtccatctatatatacagtctatctATGCCTTGGACGGTCACATGAGATTCATGTGGTGTAATGCCTAATTGTTTTAGAAAAACTCCAGAAATCTTGCAtttaaaagtgaaactaaatACACAGGTTGGATTTTCCTGATTTTTGCAGTTCAGACACTGCAGCACCTACATTTACATCAGTTACTAGCTACACAATTAGCTGCTAAATATCTCAATGACCTTTACCTGAAAACATGCTACCTCTACTGGTCATTTTAGAACCTCATAATGCTCAGCATCAAATTCTGGCTACACAAAGATGCCTTTAGCTAAGGCTCGTCTATTCTGTTTTGCAATCAAAGGACCACGTTTGAAGAAAATTAAGGAAAATGCCTGAACTCATCACATAGTTTCACATCcagaaaaatgtccaaaagagaaacaaagtgaGGGAAGAGCTGATGTTTGGTCAAGAGGTCGACTCTGCGTCGCGGTATCCCTGAGATCATTTCTCCTCTGTGATGCCAGAGGAGCAGATCAGTCCACTTAGGTCAAATCCCTTTTTCACTTCAATGCTTGGTTGTTCATCATatctgaaaatagaaaaataataatcaccCGTCTTTCCCACTGCCAAAGTGGATAATAATCACGAAAACACAAAAACGTCAAAGTTTATTACCTTGCAGTGTCTGGCGGACCTCGTTTGGTAAGTCGTCCAGTTCCTCCAGGCTGTTATACAGGTCTTTCGCAGTGGCCTCTCCCGGCTGCCTCCTGCTCTTCCACTCCACCAGCATCTTCAGCTTCTGCATGGTCACATCACTTTTCTCCGCTGCCTGGATGTCGTCCAGGTCCCTGGAGTTCAAGTCCAGATAGATGGCCACCTGCTTCCACTCCTTCCCGAGCCGCTTGGCCACCTGCAGGAGCTGCTTCTCGGACATGTTCTGGCACTGAGTCATCGCTGTCTTCACTCCATCTGGAagaggacacacaacacacacacacaggtccttCATTTCAGTACAATTTTCCACAGAAAGTTGCATGAGGGAATAGTTGAGGTGTGGACTGGTTTCTCTTGAACTGACTTGGGGAAATTACAATGGAATATTAGGGCCATATGAGGAATTTTTGTTAAGAGATTTCGACAATAATGTCAGAATTTTATGATACTTAAGTCGTACTTTAACGAGAAAAAAAAGCCGTTATACTACTTGTATTAAGTTGTTATTTAACGAGACAAAAGTTgcaatattatgaaaataatttaataaaaaagtcgtaatattatgagaataaagtcataacaAAGTCGTACAAAACAAAGTTGTGCCTTAAGCTCTTCTCAGGTCAATAGTTAACACATTTAGCAGGAAGTTACCGGACTCATCCTGCCACCGAGGCCTTTTCATGGCTGATTCTTCTTCTGAggggctgctgctcctctgtctgcctgtgtcaAACAAAAATGAGGCGAgtcaagctgcagcagctgaaagacAGATTGTGATGGAAAATCTGATATACGTAGTTATAAGGAAGAAATAAACTTACTGCTTGTCCTCTTCCGGGGCTTCTTTTCTGTGTTATCCACACAATCACCTAAGTAAAAAGCAAAAGATTGAACATCAGTAGATGTAACATAGAAAAATATGTGATGTTTTAAAATACTCTATCCTCAACACCTACAGGGTTTTAACGCGTCAGACTAAATGCACTGGTACCTTCTCGGATGGTGGCGGACCACACCGTCTCCTCAGACTCGATCTCTATAAGAGACAATTTAAACGGAGGCGGCTGCTCAAAGAAAGCTTCAAAGTAGCCTTTCATTCTTGTCACTGCCAGGGTGAACTTCAAATCctgcacagagaaacaaacgCAATGTAACTGTGCAGCCGCCGCTTTAAAAAGAATTACAATCAGTATTTTTGCGTTTCCAAATCTTACTAACCTGAGGTTTGATGTCTCCCTCCGGCTCGCTCAGGAGACGATACGTCCTCTCGTCCAGTTTACACGTGGGCGGCTTCTCTATCTGAGCGTAACGTTTCTTGTAGCCCCGCACTTGTTTGGACACATCCTGAATTTCACCAGGACAACGGAGGAAGGACAAGATGAAACATGAGATACGTTGTTTTTGTCGCAGGCGATGAGCAGGCTGGTGATTAACATTCAGCAAAAAGACGCACAGAGTCAGTGCAGTTCAGCTGTGGTCAGTGATGACACTTCAGTCGGGGAAAGAAGACAAATTAGGGCCAGGTTACGATAAATGTTGGACGATTACTCACCAGCTGCATCCTCCAAAATGTCATAGCTGTCACAGTTACGCAATGCATTTACAGTAATACCCACACTACAGGCATCAATGCCGATATATACCACAGACAACAAAGGCCattcttaaaataaaactaacaaaTTACTATAAGCTGCATCACAGGGGACGGATGAGGTCATTGACAGCGAGTCACAGATCAATCATCAGATGCAGAAATTTCAGTTTTTGgactttatatctttatatacagtacatgcattTGAACATCCTGTATATCCTCATCACAACAAACTTATGTCATCGTATTACACAAACCTGGAAACCTGGTTTTGTGTGATAGCATCAAAGAGAGcacagtcacaaaaacaaacGAGAAGTGAAAGTCGTGTTCTGACTCCGACTCTTCATATTTTTCAGTCTCTCTATAGGTGAGGCATTTTGCTGGAGTTTTATCCAGTGAGAAGTTGCTTTAAATCAAAGTCATAATTGGAAAATTTAGGGAGAGACTCAGGTATTGGTCCCATGAATggaatatttagtttttgctttgtttgtccaccaaagttttatttttgctcttgtTTCAagggaaacaataaaaaacacataatatgGTGATTGAAAGTGAAAAGTTATGAGAAGGTTCCCATGCTGACAAATGAAACTTGACTGACTCATATTATTTTGAATGGGGTAGTTCACcctaaaattaaaattcactcattatctactcaccactacgCCGATGAAGGGGTAggtgacgtgtttgagtccacaaaaacactttttgagttttctttggGCCAAGAGggaaacacttcacccacccctccatcggcatagttggaggggtgggtgagactttcatttttgggtgaactaccCCTTTAAGGCTCTTTATCTCTATCCTCAATGTTAGatacagaaacagacaaaggcTTTTGACTGTAAACAGACGAAACGGGgcagtaccactggaaatcGTGGGGGGGCAGTGGAGCCAGTAATTCAAGTGAAACAACCATAAGACGTGAAGACGATGGCAGAACTTTTTGAGAAGAGACTTTGCGAGTTGGTAAAAAACTACAAGCATCTACATGATGTTACTTTGCTCGATCACTGGGCCAAACAGCCCCTTTTAAGAGGTTCATTTTCACAACCTCGGCCTCAgacgccatgtttgttgttgacgGTGAAGATTAACAAATGTATCCATAATCATATTCTTATTCATTCATTAACCTATCAATCATTTTCTGACACAAAGACAGCATAAATGAGTTCATAAACACTTACGGTGATGTCTGAACGGCTGTTGGTGGCCAGGTAGATGTGGaagctgtagttgttgttgttgcagtcgCTGCCCAGCTGCTTGTAGACCAGGACCACCCCGTGGTGCTCCACAGGCTGGCTCGTCTGGATGATGGGACCCACGGGGGACAGGGACGTGACGTTCCATTTCACATGGCTGCCTGAGTGGTCCACTGTCGGCTCAATGAGTGGACGGTTGTTCTTGATGTGCAGGACGCTGAAAGTCATCTCATTTTCAGGATCTGTGTGAAGATGATAAAaggttttatggttttattagAAGAGATAATTATACTCATTACTATGAACTGTTTTGTGTGAAAAGGCCCTGGCATGGGTCATATCTTAATTAATCCAGAATTCACAGTtcatttttatatcaaaatCCAATTTAAAAGTAAGTGCTgatgttatatttttaatttaaatggaaagaaaaatattttctaattcGACTCATCATTAACTCCATTTCACAGGCCAGGGAGACGTCATGGAGGAAGAATATCTCCATGAGCAATCAAACACAGGTCTCCTATTTTCATCATAGGCCTGAGAAAACCTTCATGTTCTCACCAGCGAGGCAGACAGAGTGAGGGAACTGGATGGACTTGAGGACGGACGCATCCTTGTTGACCGTGTCCACGTTGAAGATGGGTCCCGCAAACTTCCAGGAGTCGCGGAGGAAGGCGCCAAACTTGGACCAGGACAAGACCGAGTACCTCACGAGGACCCGCTCCGAGGCTTCGAACACCAGGCCGGTGACCGAGCACTCGTACGTCCCCTCGTCTTCCAGCTGCACCCTAGAAAGACACCGAATCAGTGACGACGCACAGAATGCGAAGGTGGCACGGAGATGCGGCATCGCACTCACTGTAATCGTCCCTTGGAGATCCTCCTGGGGGTGACGAGCTCATTGCCATGGCTCTGTttaaacacaccaacacagcttgttcatttgttttgcaaaaaacTAGTAAAATGCAAATGCAGAGGGAAGGTGAGGGGGCTTATCCAAGTTCCTCAAGGTTGTTAATTACATCTATACAAGTTTAATCAGGAGCGTTCAGGCAAACACGACATTTAAAATCAGCTCATTTTGCTACAAAGGCTTCTGGTGTCTTTGCTCACCTGTTGGATGGCTTTGCATTTTTCACAGCATATTTTGATCCTCTCATCTGCCGGATAGCACGAGAACACATTAGGTTTTATTTAACAGGACGGGTGCTGCTGTCTCTAGTGCATCAGTTATGATCTGCTCACCTTTCCCATTTAAAACCTCCGCTCCGGGTCCATCAGCTGACTCTGAAACAGGCAGAGAAATGAATTTAAGTTAAATATTATCACATGAAACTCATACAGTGTGTCAGAGGCGGAAACCCTGAGCTACACCCTCACCAAACTTTTAACATCATGAGCCAGTTGTTTTGCTGGGAGTGAGGGTGGGGCGCTTTCAGTTACATCCAGTTCTGTGTTTAATAAAAGGCCGGCAGAGTCCGCCATTTAATTATCTCATATGGCTGCAATTAAGATGTGGTTATGGCTGTAGTTCAATGAGTTACCACTAAAGGCAACTATGACAACAAGCCGACGTGGCGCTCcagatgtaaacaaacagttttaaaaGAGGCATTTTATGATTTATCAGGGGTTTTTCCTCTAGTTTTTAGTTTATGTAAAAGTTtagcaaagttaaaaagcctcTTTACGGGACAGAAAACGATGATCCTGAAACACCACGTCAGTAGTCCAATACTTCGgcatcattgtgatgtcataGCATAATGCCCAAATGCCCACCTAGAGGCTAATCTTACACGGCCCCAAACAAAGCCGGGTAAAGCGAAGGCCAACATTTTCTACATGTGCTagaagcggttgaccaatcacagcagagtgggccagctggccaatcacagcCGACTGTGTTTTACCAGGAGGGgagccttaaagagacaggagctaaaaccaagtgtttcagacagaggctgaaaagaggagctgcagcaatggacagtttaAGGAAAGTTATGTTCTCTGAACATTAGACTATTAAGAAATCTTCAAGtaataacactaattaaaattCTAGTCCTGAAAATGAGCATAATACGTCTCCTTTGAAAAGCAGACTAATTGCTTAGTCTTAACAAGGCAGGTACTGATATTTTAAAGGCATCTCACCTCTTTGAGACTCCTCTGCCTCGGGTTCTTCAgtttctaaaaaaacaaaacacgacAGAGACTAATTTAGTGAAACTGTTGGAAAAACGTTAATTTCTAAAtcttattaaaaatatatatatttttttaccttcttcacctccatcctTCACAGCAGAGCCTTCTGGTAAAAGTtagaaaacaagaaagaaaaggggggTGAGTAGTTCAACATTTAGGGAAAAGTGCTTCTTTGCTTTAGAGAACCACAGAATAGTCAGTACCACTCCAACTTTCAGCAAGGAAGCTGATAATCATATTTCCATTCAAATTGGAAGTTATTCCATTAAGATATGATATGTAAAATTTGGTCGAACTGTGTCCCTCACCAGAgtcctcctccgcctcttcatcctcatcatcctcctcgGAGCTCTCCTCAGCGGATGTTCCTGCGTTCTCTGTtcgataaataaatacataaggGATGTGAGAGCTGAAAACTTTGTACTGAACGAAAACATTATCAAATTAAACtgtacaagaaaaataaatgtttagttataaacaaaggaaataaatgtCATAGCCAATCAGCTTTTCTGCAGATGACTAAAATTTCATGAGTTATGTGGAAAAGGTGAAATGTTTTGGGGAGATATCCGTGCTCACCTGAACTACTGCCGTCACTTTCTGCCAGAGGATCTGCAACGGATCAGCAAATGGTTTGCGGTTAGTCCTGTTCAGTCTTTAAAAACAGTGGAATTAATGTCAAAATCCATCTATTTAATCACTACCATCACTTCATGATTATTTACTCCAATAAggaagtttgtttttcagcaggattacgtaaaaactactgaacagatttccacaaaacttggtggaaggattggCTGAGAAAGAACCCCTGGCAGGGATTTGCACAAAGggatttttgacatttcaaccaatttcccagggaataaccATGaatgttggtaaaaaaaaacaatagacaCGATAGAATTTTTGATTTCATGATCTGCATTGTTTCGTAGGCTTAGCATGAGTGAAAGGGggctgctgggccttggcagagttatgcACTTTACTGGGAATTCtggttacctccaccaaggaggttagaTTTTCacctgcatttgtttgtttgttagtttggaTTCCACCAAATCAACTGGACAGATgaccacgaaacttggtggaaggttgtgatatgggtcagaaaagaaccaattaaactttggtgcggatctggatcaggggggtggatccaggaattttttcactttcattaacatcGCGAAATATGGCATTTTTCAAAATTGTCCCTGATTTCTCAtagaattcatggatcttgatgaaactaAAAATCTTAGGGCCCTTAGCCTTTGCAGAGGTAAGCACTCATTTATCGCCATTTTAGTTAACACCTAACCAGAGAACCAGAGGTACGGCATTACTTTTAAAGCTTTGATAACAGTTCTGCGGTTAGCACATTGCCAACAATTAATGAATGACCAGTTATAGGTTTCAGGGGGAGTAAAGCTATTAAGTGTCTCATGTTGATTTAACCTGAAGGAGAACAATAACTCTGCCATAAAAACATGATAATGCACCCGATAAGGATATTATTCAAACTCTACACTACATTCAAAACGTTCTTCTACTTTCACTTCTATGATTGTGTActgttaatatttgtttttcaaagttttttgtctttattgatCATTAAGAAACACCCCCCACCAGCTTTCACATATCCATCATTCCTTAGCAGCTGAACTGTGGCACCCTGTGAAGCAGCCTGTGTTAAGTGCCATGCATTAACATCCTGGCACATTTATACAGACGGgtccagaggagctgcagctacTCCTCTCTTCCCAGCAGTGAACGTCTGCAGACCGGGCCATCTGGCAAAGTGCCTGGCCGGCTAATGGATGGAACCCGTCCTCCCTGGCCCACAGAGTTTTATCTTAGACTAACAAGCAGATGCTGCCATCGCCGTTCCACTCGCAGCACCACCCTCATCAATCTCTCCCCTCCACTTCGCTCGATCTGTCTGCTTCACCTCTCCCTGCACTCGCTCTCCCCCCATTTCTCTCCCCTTGTCCTCATATGCCTCCCACAGCCAATCTCTTCCTCTGCTACTGCTGCCGCTGCCTCACAGCTGAGCCAGCAGGCACCGCTCTTCACTCTGGCACGGTCACTTCCCTTCATCAGACTGACAAACAAGGTGGCGAGCAAAGCTCCCACGCAgatacacacacgtgcatgtgcaACCACACGCTCACTTGTTTACAGCGTTAAAAAGTTTGGATGCTTTGATAGGTGTTgactgccatctgctggtccTAAGTCACAGCAACACCAAGAGCATGAATATGTTGATCTGTGGTGTGCAGGCTGGGCGACATGGCCAAAAATCATTAAGATACAAGTTTTCATATCGGTCGATATCGAAAATGATCAAGATAAAAGTcacgtttttattttcttttacctcATTTGACTCCTGAGtggaggttgtggttttaaacgcTTGATAATGAGCAAAACGTGACAAAcactttacaaatctgaggtagatcaagAATGTGAATGCAATACATTGATATACAGTACATCAGGCTTTTAGTCCTATTCATGAAATATTgtgatgattattgatattttttcattACATATTTTAACAGAATTCAGCCTGAGACATTGTTATGATTGGAAACTTACAAGCCCTTAGATTgtaaatacaaattgaatattATACAAACGCAAACCTGGGCCAACTGGTAACCGCGTGACTGTGCCTATAGGCAAATGATATGGAAATCAGGAAGAGCAGATGATGACGAGAGGAAAGTGGAAAGGGaggaagaaatgaaacaaactagaatggcactcagaagaacctccaaggcccaacagtccctttaacctgcatcaaattacacaatcataaatatcagtccccgaaacatgcctgattttttttcacctagatccatgaattactctctggggaaattggtgaaaacgtCAAAACTATCTcacgatgttaaatgttgtgGTAATCCgaccagtagtttttgtgtaatgctgctacAAACATATAACAGGTAATAAGAAGAGGGGAATGGAAACTTTCTACATGTTAAAACGCTGCCAGGACAAACCACCGTCACTGTATAAAAGAACAACCCGGACATGTGTAGACCCACATGTGCTCAGGGAGGAAGtcaaaggagagagggaatccagcagcaggtgggagggagggagaatgaAAATGGGTTAATGTTTACCTTTGTTTTCGGGCGCGGGGATATCTCCGTCCCTGCAGGGCAGAAGAGGTAAGAGTTCAGACATATATAAATCACATTACAAAGAGCGTGTGCAGGGGATGTGGGGTGAAAGTTATGGAATTTAGAGGAGGAAAGTGAGTGCTGTTAAAGTTGCACAGCTGCAGGCTCCCGTCGCAGCCTCGACCACTTCTGCTTtttgaacaaacaggaaacGTGCGCAAGCTGCCTGCATCTCACTTTCTCACACTAACGACACCAGCTCGCCCTGTTGAATGATAGATTCACCTTCCCACCCAAACTCCCGCTCTGACCCACTTTCTGAGCAGCGGCGATGATGCAGGAAATCAGACATGGAAAGATACTGTGAACAGCTTCTATGACTGAGAGCCAGACACAGCAGGAGTGTTGGATTACTAATATATTTACCTATATTCAGTGGTCATGTTGTGATGAAATGACTG
Protein-coding regions in this window:
- the si:dkeyp-97b10.3 gene encoding uncharacterized protein si:dkeyp-97b10.3 isoform X1, which translates into the protein MVAEMASWGAACHLEDGDGDIPAPENKDPLAESDGSSSENAGTSAEESSEEDDEDEEAEEDSEGSAVKDGGEEETEEPEAEESQRESADGPGAEVLNGKDERIKICCEKCKAIQQSHGNELVTPRRISKGRLQVQLEDEGTYECSVTGLVFEASERVLVRYSVLSWSKFGAFLRDSWKFAGPIFNVDTVNKDASVLKSIQFPHSVCLADPENEMTFSVLHIKNNRPLIEPTVDHSGSHVKWNVTSLSPVGPIIQTSQPVEHHGVVLVYKQLGSDCNNNNYSFHIYLATNSRSDITDVSKQVRGYKKRYAQIEKPPTCKLDERTYRLLSEPEGDIKPQDLKFTLAVTRMKGYFEAFFEQPPPFKLSLIEIESEETVWSATIREGDCVDNTEKKPRKRTSSRQRSSSPSEEESAMKRPRWQDESDGVKTAMTQCQNMSEKQLLQVAKRLGKEWKQVAIYLDLNSRDLDDIQAAEKSDVTMQKLKMLVEWKSRRQPGEATAKDLYNSLEELDDLPNEVRQTLQDMMNNQALK
- the si:dkeyp-97b10.3 gene encoding uncharacterized protein si:dkeyp-97b10.3 isoform X2, with protein sequence MVAEMASWGAACHLEDGDGDIPAPENKDPLAESDGSSSENAGTSAEESSEEDDEDEEAEEDSGSAVKDGGEEETEEPEAEESQRESADGPGAEVLNGKDERIKICCEKCKAIQQSHGNELVTPRRISKGRLQVQLEDEGTYECSVTGLVFEASERVLVRYSVLSWSKFGAFLRDSWKFAGPIFNVDTVNKDASVLKSIQFPHSVCLADPENEMTFSVLHIKNNRPLIEPTVDHSGSHVKWNVTSLSPVGPIIQTSQPVEHHGVVLVYKQLGSDCNNNNYSFHIYLATNSRSDITDVSKQVRGYKKRYAQIEKPPTCKLDERTYRLLSEPEGDIKPQDLKFTLAVTRMKGYFEAFFEQPPPFKLSLIEIESEETVWSATIREGDCVDNTEKKPRKRTSSRQRSSSPSEEESAMKRPRWQDESDGVKTAMTQCQNMSEKQLLQVAKRLGKEWKQVAIYLDLNSRDLDDIQAAEKSDVTMQKLKMLVEWKSRRQPGEATAKDLYNSLEELDDLPNEVRQTLQDMMNNQALK